In one Bacillus thuringiensis genomic region, the following are encoded:
- a CDS encoding sensor histidine kinase — translation MATKSNRSKDNITKNIFIKTLLFCILLSLCLYQMIYFLASNYDKERFAKENGTPTTEQADSDKQNDESKTTQNKAVSKGSISNFQSSIIDYKSLSTAINHLLQPSQTAKAKEHTQNLSGKNSTSNLPIEAEKKAANNDALHTQNAASKTNDTNDNPKLADALQQLAPHIGATMLALSLLGSLIYTKLIAKPFQYMSDALKDIMNLDFSDKKLLNKNTDQTDFNLQVAASQVPNIVKNLHASNQDLRNELKKEKQLEQSRKEFMSMVSHELKTPIAAVMGQLDGMIHGIGAYKDRDKYLKRSYEMMQDINILTEKMSELSKIQNPQFKPDLKVISLTNIIEDVMKKVDYFVSVKQLNVQSNIKQDVQVLADPTFIQTAIFNIISNAIHYTIDHQHVYVKLYEKPNGYALEVLNTGSQIDEDKLAHLFEPFYRANPGKHGLVQGSGLGLYIVKQILDKHQFPYGIQNTAQGVKCSIVFPKAM, via the coding sequence TTGGCTACAAAATCGAATCGTAGCAAAGACAACATCACCAAAAATATTTTCATCAAAACCTTATTATTTTGTATTCTTTTATCACTTTGTCTTTATCAAATGATTTACTTTCTAGCTTCAAACTACGATAAAGAACGTTTTGCAAAAGAAAATGGAACGCCGACTACAGAACAGGCCGATTCAGATAAGCAAAACGACGAAAGTAAAACGACGCAAAATAAAGCTGTATCAAAGGGGAGCATTTCTAATTTCCAATCTTCTATTATAGATTATAAATCTCTTTCTACGGCTATCAATCACCTTTTGCAGCCTAGCCAAACTGCAAAGGCAAAAGAACATACACAAAATCTTTCGGGGAAAAATAGCACTTCTAATCTGCCTATAGAAGCAGAAAAGAAAGCTGCTAATAATGATGCCTTACATACACAAAATGCAGCAAGTAAAACAAATGATACAAATGATAATCCAAAGTTAGCAGATGCGTTGCAGCAATTAGCTCCACATATTGGCGCGACAATGCTTGCATTATCACTACTCGGATCTTTAATTTATACAAAACTAATTGCCAAACCTTTTCAATATATGAGCGATGCTTTAAAAGATATTATGAACCTTGATTTCTCAGATAAAAAGCTACTTAACAAAAATACAGATCAAACAGATTTTAATTTGCAAGTAGCCGCTTCACAAGTACCAAATATTGTGAAGAATTTACATGCAAGCAATCAAGATTTAAGAAATGAGCTCAAAAAGGAAAAACAATTAGAGCAATCTCGTAAAGAATTTATGTCTATGGTATCCCATGAATTAAAAACACCAATCGCAGCCGTTATGGGACAGCTAGATGGCATGATTCACGGGATTGGAGCTTATAAAGATAGAGATAAATATTTAAAACGTTCCTATGAAATGATGCAAGACATTAACATATTAACGGAAAAAATGTCGGAATTATCCAAAATACAGAACCCTCAATTTAAACCAGATTTAAAAGTTATCTCATTAACTAACATTATTGAGGACGTTATGAAGAAGGTAGATTATTTCGTATCTGTAAAGCAATTAAATGTTCAATCTAACATTAAACAAGATGTACAGGTTTTAGCTGATCCTACATTTATTCAAACTGCTATTTTTAACATCATTTCAAATGCAATTCATTACACAATTGACCATCAGCATGTATATGTAAAACTTTATGAAAAACCAAACGGTTATGCATTAGAAGTATTAAATACAGGTTCGCAAATTGATGAAGATAAACTTGCTCATTTATTTGAGCCTTTCTATCGCGCAAACCCTGGCAAACATGGTTTAGTACAAGGTAGTGGTCTTGGATTATATATCGTGAAACAAATATTAGATAAACATCAGTTTCCTTATGGGATACAAAACACAGCTCAAGGTGTAAAATGCTCCATTGTATTCCCAAAAGCAATGTAA
- a CDS encoding DUF3978 family protein, whose amino-acid sequence MEAYKMHDFINTNVESHQNETVFNLQICETSEFDVSLTKSTTLSFIVSKKNIKIVTKKWINSNQESMIGKSYIIPTKAFHYFLPIISENEDELNIQVQSFGLRGELLLNERLLIDNNKHNSKITTFFETLDENVNKALRGLQLHCM is encoded by the coding sequence ATGGAAGCATATAAAATGCACGATTTTATTAATACAAATGTTGAATCTCATCAAAATGAAACCGTTTTTAATTTACAAATATGTGAAACAAGTGAATTTGACGTAAGTTTAACAAAATCTACAACACTATCTTTTATCGTTTCAAAAAAGAATATTAAAATTGTCACGAAAAAATGGATTAATTCAAATCAAGAAAGCATGATTGGCAAAAGCTACATCATTCCAACAAAAGCTTTTCACTATTTCTTACCAATCATTTCTGAAAATGAAGATGAGCTAAATATTCAAGTTCAAAGTTTTGGACTACGTGGTGAGCTTTTATTAAATGAAAGATTACTTATTGATAACAACAAACATAACAGCAAAATCACTACATTCTTTGAAACATTAGATGAAAATGTAAATAAAGCATTACGAGGATTACAACTTCATTGTATGTAA
- a CDS encoding response regulator transcription factor: protein MTHILVIEDNPDIQELIREFLMAQNFTVDVVGAGTEGILLFQKNSYDLVLLDVMLPDIDGYSICKIMRGQSDVPIIMLTGLHNEESEIKGFELGIDDYITKPFHYTVFIKRVEAVLRRAATKEAEAATILQFHELMLNSTAYAAYVHGNQIELTTKEFEIIYTLLQNRGKVLSRSDLLNKVWGYEHYGDVRVIDTHIKNLRKKLGIPYIKTVKGIGYKIES from the coding sequence ATGACGCATATACTGGTGATTGAAGACAACCCAGATATACAAGAACTTATTCGTGAATTTCTAATGGCACAAAACTTTACCGTTGATGTAGTTGGTGCTGGAACAGAAGGTATTCTTCTTTTCCAAAAAAATTCATACGATCTTGTCCTCCTCGATGTAATGTTACCAGATATAGATGGCTATAGTATTTGTAAAATTATGCGAGGACAATCTGATGTACCAATCATTATGTTAACAGGCTTACATAATGAAGAAAGTGAAATTAAAGGATTTGAATTAGGTATTGATGACTATATTACGAAACCGTTCCATTACACTGTATTTATTAAGCGTGTAGAGGCTGTATTAAGAAGGGCAGCAACGAAGGAAGCAGAAGCTGCAACTATACTACAATTCCATGAATTGATGTTAAACTCTACAGCATATGCAGCTTATGTTCATGGTAATCAAATTGAATTGACAACAAAAGAATTTGAAATTATTTATACTTTACTGCAAAATCGAGGAAAAGTATTATCAAGAAGTGATTTGTTGAATAAGGTATGGGGCTATGAACATTATGGTGATGTAAGAGTTATAGATACACATATTAAAAACTTAAGAAAAAAATTAGGAATTCCTTATATTAAAACGGTGAAAGGCATTGGCTACAAAATCGAATCGTAG
- a CDS encoding DedA family protein — translation MEWIHELFQQYGYYVVLVGLLLEYIALPFPGEPTLAYAGFLAHKGDLSLPILIILSFIGTSVGMTIQYFLGNKLGMPFIQKYGKYVFLTQRKIDLTRMWFDKYGYFLIFIGFFIPGVRHFTGYFAGIINLPFRRFTITIYSGALFWVSFFLIGGYWLGGNLHDIFGALEGHIGKIIFGVIVIVAVTLGIRFRKQLKRVLLQNAS, via the coding sequence ATGGAATGGATTCATGAATTATTTCAGCAATACGGGTACTATGTTGTACTTGTCGGCTTGCTGTTAGAATATATTGCACTTCCGTTTCCGGGAGAGCCAACATTAGCATATGCGGGATTTTTAGCACATAAGGGTGATTTAAGTTTACCGATTTTAATTATTCTATCCTTTATTGGGACAAGTGTAGGAATGACGATTCAATACTTTTTAGGAAATAAATTAGGTATGCCTTTCATTCAAAAGTATGGAAAATACGTATTTTTAACACAAAGAAAAATTGACTTAACGAGAATGTGGTTTGATAAGTATGGGTACTTCTTAATTTTTATTGGTTTCTTTATTCCTGGTGTACGTCATTTCACAGGATACTTTGCAGGAATTATTAACTTACCATTCCGTCGTTTTACCATTACAATTTACTCAGGTGCTCTATTTTGGGTATCATTCTTCTTAATTGGTGGTTACTGGTTAGGTGGCAACTTACATGATATTTTTGGGGCGCTAGAAGGTCACATCGGTAAAATCATTTTTGGGGTGATTGTGATTGTAGCGGTTACGTTAGGTATTCGTTTCCGTAAGCAGTTAAAACGAGTATTACTACAAAACGCAAGTTAA
- a CDS encoding methyl-accepting chemotaxis protein, with the protein MKYVSIRKKLLFTLLSISSLFSIALIVILSFAMNQASEIETLKNDVSKRATILKERGDWFQAQVAGLQEYLLSHDQKGLDKFNREGKKLADTREKVTSDKKLPEGMKEAILMGGKWRSVIDNEVLPLAREGKWDEASKIALAQTDYVNDLLGRFNKYTNEENEKRDALIADVESSSSLIQYIIFFSLIACTLTSILLAWWFSGKLVKPIRQIDEKLKELASQDGDLTARLHVTSKDEIGDIANSFNQMLTNLQHIIKQVQQTSTSVKEASENVFIETTASMENTARTQETMNALEHNIRSQVSSIEESSTAMDDMATSVQRIAESASSVTSLAVTTSEKADDGNKVIEKSITQMHTINEAVNATSQVVERLITHTNHIDTALQSISNIADQTNLLALNASIEAARAGEHGKGFAVVADEVRKLAEQSQLAATDINHLLHQIQADTKIANDMMTQGQAEASEGITVIRTAGSSFSEIVNHINKVSTQMQEMSATAEEMAASSEEMNAALNNIASISNEVAAETSQTAHSAGDQVNKMSIVAKKSSEMKTIVQELEVLVSHFKTNA; encoded by the coding sequence ATGAAATATGTTAGTATTCGAAAAAAACTACTGTTCACACTCTTAAGCATTTCTTCTTTATTTAGCATTGCTCTTATTGTTATTCTTTCATTCGCCATGAATCAAGCAAGTGAAATCGAAACGTTAAAAAATGATGTATCAAAAAGAGCGACGATTTTAAAAGAACGTGGCGATTGGTTCCAAGCACAAGTTGCTGGTTTACAAGAATATTTACTATCACATGATCAAAAAGGATTAGATAAGTTCAACCGAGAAGGGAAAAAATTAGCTGATACTAGAGAGAAAGTAACAAGTGACAAGAAGCTCCCAGAAGGAATGAAAGAAGCTATTTTAATGGGGGGAAAATGGCGTAGCGTCATAGATAATGAGGTACTCCCTCTTGCGCGTGAAGGAAAATGGGACGAAGCATCTAAAATTGCTTTAGCACAAACAGATTATGTAAATGATCTTTTAGGTCGTTTTAATAAATATACAAATGAAGAAAATGAGAAACGTGACGCATTAATTGCTGACGTCGAGTCTTCTTCATCACTTATTCAATATATTATTTTCTTCTCACTCATTGCATGTACATTAACGTCTATCTTATTAGCATGGTGGTTCTCTGGTAAACTCGTTAAACCAATTCGACAAATTGATGAGAAGTTAAAAGAATTAGCTTCTCAAGATGGAGATTTAACGGCTAGATTACACGTAACAAGTAAAGATGAAATTGGTGACATTGCAAATTCCTTTAATCAAATGCTCACTAACTTACAGCATATAATAAAACAAGTTCAACAAACATCAACAAGTGTAAAAGAAGCTTCCGAAAATGTATTTATCGAAACAACCGCTTCTATGGAAAATACCGCAAGAACCCAAGAAACTATGAATGCTCTTGAACACAATATTCGTTCACAAGTTTCTAGCATTGAAGAAAGTTCAACCGCGATGGATGACATGGCAACGAGTGTTCAGCGTATCGCTGAGTCCGCCTCTTCTGTTACTAGTTTAGCTGTCACAACGTCAGAAAAAGCAGATGATGGGAATAAAGTCATTGAGAAATCTATTACACAAATGCATACAATTAACGAAGCTGTTAACGCTACATCACAAGTAGTTGAGCGACTCATTACACATACAAATCATATAGATACTGCACTTCAATCTATTTCGAATATCGCCGACCAAACAAATTTACTCGCTTTAAATGCTTCTATTGAAGCAGCTCGTGCTGGTGAACACGGAAAAGGATTCGCTGTTGTTGCCGATGAAGTTCGAAAACTTGCTGAACAATCTCAACTAGCCGCAACTGACATTAACCATTTACTGCATCAAATTCAAGCCGATACAAAAATAGCAAATGACATGATGACACAAGGTCAAGCAGAAGCTTCTGAAGGAATTACTGTTATTCGTACTGCCGGATCTTCATTCTCAGAAATTGTTAACCACATTAACAAAGTCTCTACGCAAATGCAAGAAATGTCTGCAACTGCTGAAGAGATGGCTGCAAGCTCTGAAGAAATGAACGCAGCTTTAAATAATATCGCTTCTATTTCAAACGAAGTTGCTGCAGAAACATCACAAACCGCACATTCGGCTGGTGATCAAGTAAACAAAATGAGTATCGTGGCTAAAAAATCATCTGAAATGAAAACAATCGTACAAGAACTTGAAGTTCTCGTCTCTCATTTCAAAACAAACGCTTAA
- the metG gene encoding methionine--tRNA ligase, giving the protein MSIFIGGAWPYANGSLHLGHIASLLPGDILARYYRAKGENVLYVSGSDCNGTPIAIRAKQEGVTAKEIANKYHEEFQRCFHDLGFTYDCYTHTASEHHHETVQNVFLRLLEEGYIYKKTVEQAYCETCTQFLPDRYVEGICPHCHEAARGDQCDACSAILDPLDLLEKKCKLCGSTPSVQETEHFYFALHTFQEQIKRAVEIAKQTGTWRDNAIQLTERYVKEGLLDRAVSRDLPIGVPIPVEGYEDKKIYVWIEAVTGYYSASKHWAEKTGKDDQEFWDSEAKTYYVHGKDNIPFHSVIWPAVLLGIGEGASPRHIVSNEYLTVEKRKLSTSKNWAVWVPDILERYDPDSIRYFLTVNAPENRDTDFSWREFIYSHNSELLGAYGNFVNRTLKFIEKYYGGIVPKGSIEVELKDKVEGLYKYVGEAIEQTQFKVALETIFDAVRFANKYFDEKQPWKQREDDPVSCEEMIYNCVYLIANFANLLEPFLPFSSERVRNTLSIVKRNWEPQNTLPSRIDSVQPLFERIDVKQIEHEIEKLYGAVT; this is encoded by the coding sequence ATGAGTATTTTTATTGGAGGCGCTTGGCCGTATGCAAATGGTTCGTTACACCTTGGCCATATTGCAAGTTTATTACCAGGAGATATTTTAGCGCGTTATTATAGGGCAAAAGGTGAGAATGTGTTGTATGTTTCAGGGAGTGATTGTAATGGAACACCGATTGCAATTAGGGCAAAACAAGAAGGTGTGACAGCGAAAGAAATTGCTAATAAGTATCATGAAGAATTCCAGAGATGTTTTCATGACCTAGGTTTTACCTATGATTGCTATACACATACCGCTAGCGAGCATCATCATGAAACGGTTCAAAATGTTTTTTTACGTTTATTAGAAGAAGGCTATATTTATAAAAAAACAGTGGAACAAGCATATTGTGAAACGTGTACGCAATTTTTACCGGATCGTTATGTAGAAGGAATATGTCCGCATTGTCATGAAGCAGCAAGAGGAGATCAATGCGATGCGTGTTCAGCTATTTTAGATCCACTCGATTTGTTAGAAAAGAAATGTAAGTTATGTGGTAGTACACCATCTGTACAGGAAACAGAGCATTTCTATTTCGCGTTGCATACATTTCAGGAGCAAATTAAAAGGGCTGTAGAAATTGCCAAACAAACAGGGACATGGCGCGACAATGCGATTCAACTAACAGAGAGATATGTAAAGGAAGGATTACTAGATAGGGCCGTATCACGTGATTTACCAATTGGGGTACCAATTCCAGTAGAAGGGTATGAAGATAAGAAAATTTACGTATGGATTGAAGCAGTGACAGGCTATTATTCAGCGAGTAAACATTGGGCTGAAAAAACAGGGAAAGATGATCAAGAGTTTTGGGATAGCGAAGCGAAAACATATTATGTGCACGGAAAGGATAATATTCCGTTTCATTCCGTCATTTGGCCAGCGGTATTACTTGGAATAGGGGAAGGAGCAAGCCCGCGTCATATCGTTTCGAATGAATATTTAACAGTTGAAAAAAGAAAATTATCTACAAGTAAAAACTGGGCAGTATGGGTGCCTGACATATTAGAACGCTATGATCCAGATTCTATTCGTTACTTTTTAACCGTCAATGCACCAGAAAATCGCGATACTGATTTTTCATGGCGGGAATTTATTTACAGTCATAATAGTGAATTATTAGGTGCATACGGGAACTTTGTGAACCGGACATTAAAGTTTATTGAAAAATATTATGGTGGTATCGTGCCGAAGGGAAGTATTGAGGTAGAGCTGAAAGATAAAGTAGAAGGATTATATAAATATGTAGGAGAGGCGATTGAGCAAACTCAATTTAAGGTGGCGTTAGAGACAATATTTGATGCAGTCCGTTTTGCAAATAAATATTTTGATGAAAAGCAGCCTTGGAAACAACGAGAAGATGATCCAGTTTCGTGTGAAGAAATGATTTATAACTGTGTGTATCTTATCGCTAATTTTGCAAATCTCCTTGAACCGTTTTTACCATTTTCAAGTGAAAGGGTTAGAAACACATTATCGATTGTGAAACGAAATTGGGAACCTCAAAATACGTTGCCAAGTAGAATTGATAGCGTGCAGCCATTATTTGAGCGAATCGATGTAAAACAAATTGAACATGAGATAGAGAAGCTGTATGGAGCGGTAACGTGA
- a CDS encoding EamA family transporter, producing MEKFKYSLLVLFGACSYGILSTIFKLGFLNGFSAHQLLGGQYVFGWIGLLLLVLFFSRHKVTKKQFFSLLTVGTTMSMTGIFYAISVEELPASIAVVLLFQFTWIGVIIEAIANRTFPSRDKIISILILFAGTLFAGGVFEGLGQSFSTKGIIFGLLAAVSFSFYVFASGRVATDVPPYTKSFLMTTSATLIVCLFFPPTFLTDGALQAGLWKYTFFLGLFGVVVPVICFSIGVPKVGTGLGTILGAAELPTAIIASITLVHEVVTFMQWIGIIFILIGIFTPQLLTARKARKHNRVHSA from the coding sequence ATGGAGAAGTTTAAATATTCCTTGCTCGTTTTATTTGGTGCTTGCAGCTACGGCATACTTTCAACTATTTTCAAACTCGGATTCCTAAATGGATTTTCAGCACATCAACTATTAGGAGGACAATATGTCTTCGGATGGATTGGACTTCTTCTACTCGTTCTTTTCTTTTCACGTCATAAAGTAACAAAAAAACAATTCTTTTCATTACTAACCGTCGGAACAACAATGAGTATGACGGGGATTTTCTACGCTATTTCTGTAGAAGAACTACCCGCATCTATCGCTGTCGTCCTACTCTTTCAGTTCACTTGGATTGGTGTCATTATCGAAGCCATTGCAAATCGAACATTTCCAAGCCGCGATAAGATCATATCTATCCTTATTTTATTTGCTGGTACATTGTTTGCAGGTGGTGTATTTGAAGGCCTCGGACAAAGTTTTTCTACGAAAGGGATTATATTTGGACTATTAGCTGCCGTCTCTTTTTCATTCTATGTTTTTGCAAGCGGACGCGTTGCTACCGATGTTCCGCCTTATACGAAAAGCTTTCTTATGACAACAAGTGCGACTCTTATTGTATGTCTATTCTTCCCGCCAACCTTTTTAACAGATGGTGCCCTGCAAGCCGGTCTATGGAAATATACTTTCTTCCTCGGATTATTCGGCGTTGTTGTACCTGTCATTTGTTTTTCAATCGGTGTACCAAAGGTTGGAACAGGACTCGGTACAATATTAGGTGCAGCTGAATTACCAACTGCTATTATCGCTTCTATTACACTTGTACATGAAGTCGTAACATTCATGCAGTGGATTGGAATTATTTTTATATTGATTGGGATTTTCACTCCCCAGCTGCTTACAGCTAGGAAAGCAAGGAAACATAATCGCGTGCATAGCGCTTGA
- a CDS encoding L,D-transpeptidase, whose amino-acid sequence MKKLLLSALLSLGFLTLPFASTEAATTKDQLIVDTQLNKMDYYQDGKFIKSFTVATGKAATPTPKGTFQIVNKIKNRPYYTGKIKGGDPRNPLGDRWLGLNMAGTYGTTYAIHGTNNNQAIGKWTTLGCIRMYNNDIHWLFERVQQQATVTVK is encoded by the coding sequence ATGAAAAAATTATTATTAAGCGCACTATTATCATTAGGATTTTTAACTCTTCCATTCGCTAGCACAGAGGCAGCTACAACGAAAGATCAATTAATCGTAGATACTCAGTTAAATAAAATGGATTATTATCAGGATGGAAAATTTATAAAAAGTTTTACTGTCGCTACTGGAAAAGCAGCAACACCTACACCTAAAGGCACTTTTCAAATCGTAAATAAAATTAAAAACCGCCCTTATTATACAGGCAAAATTAAAGGCGGCGATCCACGTAATCCACTTGGTGACCGTTGGCTTGGATTAAATATGGCAGGAACTTACGGAACAACTTATGCGATTCACGGAACTAACAATAATCAAGCAATCGGCAAATGGACAACACTTGGTTGTATTCGTATGTATAACAATGATATACACTGGTTATTTGAGCGCGTTCAGCAGCAAGCTACCGTCACTGTAAAATAG
- a CDS encoding methyl-accepting chemotaxis protein, which produces MNFVSIRKKLMFMMGTICALFGIALAFILFFAIDQSRKAETLQKEISPLATELKERGDAYQVQLSALRGYLLQHDQVELDKFNEMSKRLEDSKDKLLSNPNLSSSVKSTMELGSTWRKFVEEKVFTLAKEQKWEEALQVASSENGTVYKVIGDFTNYSNEQAKLREQSIEKIDQSALLIEYVIFLSLVVCIIVAIILAWWFSGKLVKPIQQIDTKLKELASQEGDLTARLQVNSNDEIGAIAASFNKMLENLQHIINRVQKTSVEVQTASENMLEKTNTSREATLRVQSSMSNLNASIQSQTSSMEESSTAMDDMAVSVQRIAESASSVAELAVATSEHASDGNTVIQKSVSQMTTIHEAVNATSEVVERLITHTKYIDTAVQSISNIAEQTNLLALNASIEAARAGEQGKGFAVVADEVRKLAEQSKTAATDINQLLHQIQNDTETASSMMSQGRSEAFEGINVIREAGTSFTTIVEQVNKVSTQMQDISATAEEMAASAEEMNASLNNIASISTEVSSETAATAQSAEQKVIVMNEMTVTARKMKQTVEELDQLVSHFKTE; this is translated from the coding sequence ATGAATTTTGTAAGTATCAGAAAAAAACTTATGTTCATGATGGGAACGATTTGTGCTTTATTTGGTATCGCCTTAGCTTTTATTTTATTTTTTGCTATTGATCAATCTCGTAAAGCTGAAACATTACAAAAAGAAATTTCTCCACTGGCAACAGAATTGAAAGAACGTGGAGACGCTTATCAAGTACAGCTCTCTGCTTTAAGAGGTTATTTACTACAACATGATCAAGTCGAATTAGACAAGTTTAATGAGATGAGTAAACGTCTTGAGGATTCAAAAGATAAACTTCTTTCTAATCCAAATCTTTCTTCGTCCGTAAAAAGCACAATGGAATTAGGGTCTACTTGGAGAAAGTTCGTTGAAGAAAAAGTATTCACTCTTGCAAAAGAACAAAAATGGGAAGAAGCTTTACAAGTAGCTTCTTCAGAAAACGGAACTGTCTATAAAGTAATTGGTGACTTCACAAACTACAGTAATGAACAAGCTAAATTACGTGAACAATCTATTGAAAAAATTGATCAATCTGCACTCTTAATCGAATATGTTATTTTCTTATCACTTGTTGTATGTATTATCGTTGCAATTATTCTTGCATGGTGGTTCTCTGGTAAACTGGTGAAACCAATTCAACAAATTGACACGAAACTAAAAGAATTAGCCTCTCAAGAAGGTGACTTAACGGCACGTCTACAGGTAAATAGCAACGATGAAATCGGTGCTATCGCAGCATCATTTAATAAAATGTTAGAAAACCTACAACATATCATTAATCGTGTTCAAAAAACATCTGTGGAAGTACAAACTGCTTCTGAAAATATGCTAGAAAAAACGAATACATCACGTGAGGCAACATTAAGAGTCCAAAGCTCGATGTCCAACTTAAATGCAAGTATTCAATCACAAACTTCTAGTATGGAAGAAAGTTCAACTGCAATGGATGATATGGCAGTAAGTGTTCAGCGTATTGCTGAATCTGCTTCATCTGTAGCGGAACTTGCTGTTGCCACATCTGAACATGCTAGCGATGGAAATACCGTTATCCAAAAATCTGTTTCACAAATGACAACGATACATGAAGCTGTAAATGCTACGTCAGAAGTGGTTGAACGTCTAATCACTCATACGAAATATATTGATACTGCTGTACAATCTATTTCTAATATTGCTGAGCAAACAAACTTACTTGCTTTAAATGCTTCTATTGAGGCAGCTCGTGCTGGCGAGCAAGGAAAAGGATTTGCTGTCGTAGCTGACGAAGTTCGAAAACTTGCTGAACAATCTAAAACAGCTGCAACAGACATTAATCAATTACTACATCAAATTCAAAATGATACAGAAACTGCTAGCTCTATGATGTCTCAAGGCCGTTCTGAAGCATTTGAAGGTATCAATGTTATTCGTGAAGCTGGTACTTCTTTCACAACAATTGTGGAACAAGTAAATAAAGTATCTACTCAAATGCAAGATATATCAGCAACTGCTGAAGAAATGGCTGCAAGTGCTGAAGAAATGAATGCTTCACTTAATAACATCGCTTCTATCTCTACTGAAGTATCCAGCGAAACTGCCGCAACGGCACAATCTGCTGAACAGAAAGTTATTGTTATGAATGAAATGACAGTAACTGCTAGAAAAATGAAACAAACAGTTGAAGAGTTAGATCAGCTCGTATCTCATTTTAAAACAGAATAG
- a CDS encoding class I SAM-dependent methyltransferase, with protein sequence MNQKQLSTINEKSWNAAAYEAWTNRHGAPEGYAKKIMEDPTREVAHYLPYIQSPKGKCIINLLGSKGNKGVALALLGADVTVVDISASNAKYANELAAAADVSIHYIVSDVLDVNLSKSFDIVLLELGVLHYFLDLKPLFQKIATLLKRDGMLILRDYHPVYTKLLGVNHPSFQANGNYFDEELIEDDVAYSILLTEPQKESLPKTTIRRWTLGEIITTLAEERFKIEKLVEEHGPHQRWVFPSTAPEGIEERIPGLYTIIATACKKGSLHG encoded by the coding sequence TTGAACCAAAAACAACTAAGCACTATAAATGAAAAAAGCTGGAATGCAGCTGCCTATGAAGCTTGGACGAATCGCCATGGGGCGCCGGAGGGTTATGCGAAAAAAATTATGGAAGATCCCACGCGCGAGGTAGCACATTATTTACCTTACATACAATCTCCAAAAGGAAAATGTATTATTAATTTACTCGGCTCAAAAGGAAATAAAGGTGTTGCTCTCGCCCTTTTAGGAGCTGACGTAACAGTTGTTGATATTTCAGCGAGTAATGCAAAATATGCAAATGAACTTGCTGCCGCCGCAGACGTCTCTATTCATTACATCGTTTCTGATGTACTAGATGTAAATCTCTCCAAATCATTTGATATCGTATTGCTGGAGCTTGGTGTACTTCATTACTTTCTAGATTTAAAACCACTCTTTCAAAAAATTGCTACTTTACTTAAGCGAGATGGAATGCTTATCCTTCGTGACTATCATCCTGTTTACACGAAATTATTAGGAGTCAACCACCCATCATTTCAGGCCAATGGAAATTATTTTGATGAAGAATTAATTGAAGATGATGTTGCTTATAGCATCCTTCTTACAGAACCACAGAAAGAATCGTTACCTAAAACAACCATCCGTCGCTGGACGCTAGGAGAAATCATTACAACACTTGCGGAAGAACGTTTTAAAATTGAAAAACTAGTTGAAGAACATGGGCCCCATCAAAGATGGGTCTTCCCTTCTACTGCACCAGAAGGAATCGAAGAACGTATCCCTGGTCTATATACAATAATTGCGACAGCATGCAAAAAAGGATCCCTTCACGGATAG
- a CDS encoding helix-turn-helix transcriptional regulator, with protein sequence MKLQNRVRELRAKHRLSQGDLGKAIGSSRQTISLIERGDYAPSIVLSLKIAKIFNVSVEEIFTLVEGEEDDEE encoded by the coding sequence ATGAAGCTTCAAAATCGAGTGAGGGAATTGCGAGCAAAGCATCGTTTATCACAAGGGGATTTAGGGAAAGCGATTGGATCATCGCGGCAAACGATTAGTTTAATCGAGCGTGGGGATTATGCGCCATCTATCGTATTGTCGTTAAAAATCGCAAAAATTTTCAACGTATCGGTGGAGGAAATATTTACGTTAGTAGAGGGGGAAGAGGACGATGAAGAGTAA